The DNA sequence TTCTGAAATTTTTCTTGAACTAAATCAGGATTTATCACTCTTCCATTACTGACTAAAAAAATTTTTCCCCTTTCTGATATTTTACTCATATCAATAGTACAACCGACCCATCCAGCTCGTTTAGCATTTGGAGATAAAGGCTTACGCTTTATAATTATTTCAGGAGTGAAAAAATGCTTAGGTATGACGATGAAATTGCTAACAGTCATTTCTTTGGTGTGATTTAAGAAGAAAAAATTAGGATTATTATTTGACTTAATCCTGGCTATCATCGTTTGATAAGCTCCATCTACAATAGTTGATGAAAACTTTCCATTTTTGCTTTTAAGCTCGAATTCCTCCGCACAAGAAGGGCACCAAAAGTCTGCAACTGGTCGGTTATTTTCAAATTCATGTATTGGGGCATAACCGCAATTGGGACAGTAACTATTACGGGCCACCCAAGTTTCAGTCAGCACTCTGGCCCTTTGGGACTTATTTTTATAAGCATTTGCTACACTTAAATTAAATGATAAATTCATTCATCTGCTTCTTTCTA is a window from the Streptococcus criceti HS-6 genome containing:
- a CDS encoding DpnI domain-containing protein, with translation MNLSFNLSVANAYKNKSQRARVLTETWVARNSYCPNCGYAPIHEFENNRPVADFWCPSCAEEFELKSKNGKFSSTIVDGAYQTMIARIKSNNNPNFFFLNHTKEMTVSNFIVIPKHFFTPEIIIKRKPLSPNAKRAGWVGCTIDMSKISERGKIFLVSNGRVINPDLVQEKFQKTLFLRHQSIDKRGWLLEMLKCLDKISDNEFTLKDIYTFEAEFKQKYPDNHYIKEKIRQQLQILRDQSIIEFLGKGRYRKL